One Mycobacterium sp. SMC-4 DNA window includes the following coding sequences:
- the eccD gene encoding type VII secretion integral membrane protein EccD — MRDSLYRLSIFSPRSDPSTVDVSVPAGCPVGMLLPALVDLVCGEVVAGPRRWHLSRLTGGVLDTAKTLQDNAVGDGDVLVLDVTGVPAPRRSPVDAAALVASSVASRTHIDPGRHPALREGAGLVTVAVVAAVLAWPGGAELRLWCAAALSAGAATVVLADRRCPLPITFSVGAVIFATVTGYLAAPQPSWQFGTLFAAGAGCAMSMLLRSALSHAAHLATVHMAISAAAVTVAAVAAIGVVVPLPLGATGAALAVSSVAALTFAARLAVGAAGLSPAREVVTPGAAAAAHRMVTGLVIGWAMCAGWAALAVVADGVRAGPLSVALAADVGLLLSLQARSHYDPTRRVALRTGAAMAWLAAFGALTYRWPLYAHWWCAGAALGCTALVYWRSRGRPANPVLRQSAQLLEYAALAAVVPLALWAAGVYGWVRGDGLL, encoded by the coding sequence ATGCGTGATTCGCTGTATCGGCTGTCCATATTCTCGCCACGGTCGGACCCGTCGACGGTCGATGTCAGTGTTCCCGCAGGGTGTCCGGTCGGCATGCTACTGCCCGCGCTGGTCGACCTCGTCTGCGGCGAAGTTGTTGCCGGTCCCCGACGCTGGCACCTGAGCCGCCTGACCGGTGGTGTGCTGGACACCGCGAAGACACTGCAGGACAACGCTGTCGGCGACGGCGATGTCCTGGTGCTCGATGTCACCGGGGTGCCGGCGCCCCGCCGATCACCGGTCGACGCGGCTGCGCTGGTCGCGTCCTCGGTGGCGTCCAGGACGCACATCGACCCGGGCCGGCATCCGGCGCTGCGCGAAGGGGCGGGTCTGGTGACCGTTGCGGTAGTCGCCGCGGTGCTGGCGTGGCCGGGCGGAGCGGAACTGCGCCTGTGGTGTGCCGCAGCGCTCTCGGCGGGCGCCGCGACCGTGGTGCTCGCCGACCGCCGTTGCCCACTGCCGATCACCTTCAGTGTCGGGGCGGTGATCTTCGCGACCGTGACAGGTTATCTCGCCGCACCTCAACCTTCCTGGCAGTTCGGCACGCTGTTCGCCGCCGGGGCCGGGTGCGCCATGTCCATGCTGCTGCGCAGCGCGCTGAGCCATGCGGCGCACCTCGCGACGGTGCACATGGCGATATCCGCCGCGGCGGTGACCGTGGCCGCAGTCGCCGCGATCGGTGTGGTGGTGCCGCTGCCGCTGGGCGCCACCGGCGCCGCTCTCGCGGTCAGCAGCGTGGCGGCACTGACGTTCGCCGCCCGGCTGGCGGTCGGCGCCGCCGGGCTATCGCCCGCACGCGAGGTCGTCACACCGGGCGCCGCCGCGGCCGCGCACCGCATGGTGACCGGCCTGGTGATCGGATGGGCGATGTGCGCGGGGTGGGCGGCGCTTGCTGTGGTCGCCGACGGTGTCCGTGCGGGCCCGCTGTCAGTCGCACTGGCCGCCGATGTCGGCCTACTGCTGTCCCTGCAGGCGCGCAGCCACTACGACCCGACCCGGCGGGTCGCACTGCGTACCGGCGCCGCGATGGCGTGGCTGGCCGCGTTCGGCGCGCTGACCTACCGGTGGCCGCTGTATGCGCACTGGTGGTGTGCCGGCGCAGCACTGGGCTGCACCGCGCTGGTGTACTGGCGATCTCGCGGCCGGCCCGCCAATCCTGTGCTGCGCCAGAGTGCGCAGCTCCTGGAGTACGCCGCGTTGGCGGCCGTCGTCCCGTTGGCCCTATGGGCGGCGGGGGTGTACGGCTGGGTTCGCGGTGACGGTCTGCTGTGA
- the eccCb gene encoding type VII secretion protein EccCb — MEPATTTRITLDAPPDVPEPAPMAAMAKLMPVVMLVAMLGMGAWYFSSGGTRQPMGLFFPAMMVFSVLGSLVYGVRAGGRGGELNRRRAEYLRYLAGVEQTLMAAADEQHRGLHLRHPDPAALWTTQGDRRAVTGGDVGRVRLGLGKCAAATQVVLPNLPAEEVADPVTTGAVRRLVQSYAVISDVPVTLDLRTTGEIRVSGAVDQCRGLVRAVICQLATGHHPDTVSFAVWAGRSERPAWEWLKWLPHHHDSPNAQRVMIVDGAQSPPIDDALTVVTITDDPSTNPVAVLADGLAVSVTADAMNEVDATACARRLVCSGTFRLGTAPTAGDWLSLNGIVDLETVEVDRLRDDRHPRDLLRVPIGVADDGSVVTLDIKEAAAGGMGPHGLCVGATGSGKSEFLRTLTLGMIAAHSPEDLNLVLVDFKGGATFLGFERARHVAAVITNLVDAAPLVARMRDALSGEVTRRQELLRAAGNLTDIAGYRAARSQRRDLVPLPALFVVVDEFSELLSQHPDFADLFVAIGRLGRSLGIHLLLASQRLDEGRLRGLETHLSYRICLKTFSAGDSRAVLGVPDAYHLPAQPGAAYLKTTDATMTRVQTAFVSGHHSVPARSVDDDPRPAVALFTGAPAPVATTIARRTPLLDAVLARFAETGPAAHPVWLPPLRRSPQLDALLGAASHLRVPIGVIDCPFEQRYEPLVLELSGSAGNVAIIGAAQSGKSTTLRTVICALAATHEASQVQFYCLDFGGGALGRLGDLPHVGSVAGRGDTELCRRTVATVESILRSREKAYRADGPTATGPRADPEVFLVIDGWSSARQEFDGLDAAITALAVGGLSYGIHVMLAASRWADLRPALKDQVGSRIELRLGDPAESEMDRRRARELAAMPAGRGLTRTGHELAVAVPDGVTPRYTPGTPAAPPVELLPERVDLRAIGGPSSPGEVVLGVGEGDLAPVRLDLREHPHLLVLGDSECGKTAVLRMLCTELADTHTAAQLQLDIVDYRRSLLGVVETGHLGGYSVSPVALLGRMAALQEQLTARLPDERVTQQQLRSRSWWEGPEIYLIVDDYDLVAGATGNPLTPLADLLPHAKDLGLHVIVARRSGGAARAMFDPVLARLRDMGCSGLMMSADLDDGGVFGGVRAGPLPPGRATLSVRGRGTELIQLGWVDPP; from the coding sequence ATGGAACCTGCCACCACAACACGGATCACTCTCGACGCTCCACCGGACGTGCCCGAGCCGGCGCCGATGGCCGCGATGGCCAAACTGATGCCCGTCGTGATGCTCGTCGCGATGCTTGGGATGGGTGCGTGGTATTTCAGTTCAGGCGGCACCCGGCAACCGATGGGGTTGTTTTTCCCGGCGATGATGGTGTTCTCGGTACTCGGATCGCTGGTCTACGGTGTCCGTGCCGGCGGCCGCGGTGGAGAACTCAACCGGCGGCGTGCCGAGTACCTGCGCTACCTGGCCGGCGTCGAGCAGACACTGATGGCAGCAGCTGACGAGCAACACCGTGGTCTGCATCTGCGTCACCCCGACCCGGCCGCACTGTGGACAACCCAGGGCGACCGGCGTGCGGTCACCGGCGGCGACGTCGGCCGGGTGCGGCTGGGACTCGGAAAATGCGCAGCCGCGACGCAGGTGGTCCTGCCGAACCTGCCGGCCGAGGAGGTCGCCGACCCGGTCACGACCGGTGCGGTACGTCGCCTGGTGCAGTCCTATGCGGTCATCTCCGATGTCCCGGTCACCCTCGACCTGCGCACCACCGGGGAGATCCGGGTCAGCGGAGCCGTCGACCAGTGCCGCGGGCTGGTGCGCGCGGTGATCTGCCAGCTCGCCACCGGCCACCACCCCGACACGGTGAGCTTCGCGGTGTGGGCGGGCCGCAGCGAACGGCCAGCCTGGGAATGGCTGAAATGGCTCCCTCACCACCATGATTCGCCGAACGCACAACGTGTGATGATCGTGGATGGCGCGCAGAGCCCGCCCATCGACGACGCGCTCACCGTCGTGACCATCACCGATGACCCATCGACGAATCCGGTGGCGGTCCTCGCCGATGGACTCGCGGTGAGCGTCACAGCCGACGCGATGAACGAGGTCGACGCAACGGCATGTGCACGCCGCCTGGTGTGCTCCGGCACCTTTCGGCTCGGCACCGCACCCACGGCTGGAGACTGGTTGTCGCTGAACGGGATCGTCGACCTGGAGACCGTCGAGGTCGACCGGTTGCGGGATGACCGCCACCCCCGGGATCTGCTGCGGGTCCCGATCGGTGTGGCTGACGACGGCAGTGTCGTCACGCTGGACATCAAAGAGGCAGCGGCCGGGGGCATGGGGCCGCACGGGCTGTGTGTGGGCGCCACGGGCTCTGGCAAGTCGGAGTTCCTGCGCACGCTGACGCTGGGCATGATCGCCGCGCACTCGCCCGAAGATCTCAACCTGGTCCTGGTCGATTTCAAAGGCGGTGCGACCTTTCTCGGATTCGAACGGGCCCGACACGTCGCGGCGGTGATCACCAATCTGGTCGACGCGGCACCGCTGGTCGCCCGGATGCGCGACGCGCTGTCCGGCGAGGTCACCCGTCGTCAGGAACTGCTGCGCGCCGCCGGCAACCTCACCGATATCGCCGGTTACCGCGCTGCCCGGTCCCAACGCCGCGACCTGGTGCCGCTGCCGGCACTGTTCGTCGTCGTCGATGAGTTCTCCGAATTACTGAGTCAACACCCGGATTTCGCTGACCTGTTCGTCGCGATCGGCCGGCTGGGACGCTCGCTGGGCATTCATCTGCTGCTGGCCAGCCAGCGTCTCGACGAAGGCCGGCTGCGGGGACTGGAGACCCACCTTTCCTACCGGATCTGCCTGAAGACGTTCTCGGCCGGCGACTCCCGGGCCGTGCTGGGTGTCCCGGATGCCTACCACTTGCCGGCACAACCCGGCGCGGCATACCTCAAGACGACCGACGCGACGATGACGCGGGTGCAGACGGCGTTCGTCTCCGGCCACCACAGCGTCCCGGCGCGTTCGGTTGACGACGACCCACGTCCCGCGGTGGCGCTGTTCACCGGTGCGCCCGCACCGGTGGCGACGACCATCGCGCGGCGCACCCCACTGCTTGATGCGGTGCTGGCCCGGTTTGCCGAGACCGGTCCGGCCGCACATCCGGTGTGGTTGCCGCCGCTGCGCCGATCGCCACAGCTGGACGCCCTGCTGGGCGCGGCGTCACACCTGCGGGTACCGATCGGGGTGATCGACTGTCCCTTCGAACAGCGTTATGAGCCGCTGGTGCTCGAATTATCGGGCTCAGCAGGCAATGTCGCGATCATCGGGGCAGCGCAGTCGGGCAAGTCGACCACACTGCGCACCGTCATCTGTGCGCTGGCAGCCACCCACGAAGCCTCACAGGTTCAGTTCTACTGCCTGGACTTCGGTGGCGGCGCCCTGGGCAGACTGGGCGATTTGCCGCACGTCGGATCGGTGGCCGGGCGTGGCGACACCGAACTGTGTCGCCGGACCGTCGCGACCGTCGAGTCGATCCTGCGATCGCGGGAGAAGGCGTATCGGGCCGACGGCCCAACGGCGACCGGCCCCCGTGCCGACCCTGAGGTGTTCCTGGTGATCGACGGCTGGTCCAGCGCGCGCCAGGAGTTCGACGGCCTCGATGCCGCCATCACCGCGCTGGCTGTCGGGGGGCTGTCCTACGGAATCCACGTGATGCTCGCCGCGTCCCGGTGGGCCGATCTGCGGCCGGCGCTCAAAGACCAGGTCGGCAGCAGAATCGAACTGCGGCTGGGTGATCCGGCAGAATCGGAGATGGATCGTCGGCGTGCCCGCGAACTCGCCGCAATGCCGGCCGGGCGCGGACTGACGCGCACCGGACACGAGCTCGCCGTCGCCGTGCCCGACGGCGTGACCCCCCGATACACCCCGGGAACCCCGGCGGCACCGCCGGTCGAACTGCTCCCGGAGCGGGTCGACCTGCGCGCGATCGGCGGGCCGTCGAGTCCCGGCGAGGTGGTGCTCGGAGTGGGGGAGGGCGACCTGGCGCCCGTCCGCCTCGACCTGCGCGAGCATCCCCATCTCCTGGTGCTCGGTGATTCGGAGTGCGGTAAGACGGCGGTACTGCGGATGTTGTGCACCGAGCTGGCCGACACCCACACCGCCGCGCAGCTTCAACTCGACATCGTCGACTACCGCCGATCGCTGCTCGGCGTCGTCGAGACCGGACATCTGGGCGGATACTCGGTCTCGCCGGTCGCGCTGCTGGGCCGCATGGCCGCACTGCAGGAGCAGCTGACCGCCCGGCTCCCCGACGAACGCGTCACCCAGCAGCAGCTGCGGAGCCGTTCATGGTGGGAAGGCCCGGAGATCTACCTCATCGTCGACGACTATGACCTGGTGGCCGGCGCGACCGGAAATCCGTTGACTCCGCTGGCCGATCTGCTGCCGCACGCTAAGGACCTGGGGCTGCACGTGATCGTGGCCCGTCGGTCGGGCGGCGCCGCGCGCGCCATGTTCGACCCGGTGCTGGCGCGGCTGCGCGACATGGGATGTAGCGGCCTGATGATGAGCGCCGATCTGGACGACGGCGGGGTGTTCGGCGGGGTCCGGGCGGGCCCGCTGCCGCCCGGCCGCGCGACGCTGTCGGTGCGGGGCCGCGGTACCGAACTCATCCAGCTGGGCTGGGTCGATCCACCGTGA